A segment of the Aureimonas sp. SA4125 genome:
GCAGGCCATAGGGAATGAAGGCCGCTGTCAGTCCGGCCGCGCCCCAGACGATCCAGCCGGAGACCGCAATCATCACGTAGAGCACCGACCAGACTAGGGGGAAGGCCCAGTTCGGTGGTGTCCAGGAAGGCTTTTCGAGGTCACGGTACCATTCATCCGGCTTGAAGATCGCACCGCTCGACGCGACGGCGAAGGCGATGACGATGAAGACGAAAAGCGCAAAGGCCGAGGCGAGGGTCATCGGTCTGTCCGATCGGTTGAAGAGATGGCTGGAGATAGTGCAGCACAGCATCGCGTCAGTAGTGACACGTCGTCACCACCGCGTCACGGCTTTGCCTGCGACCGGCAAAGCCGCTAAGGCAGACGACGTCAGTCGCCTCCCGGACACGCCCATGCCTTCCGCTCCCGCTCGGGGAAAACTCGTCTTCGTCGTCACCGAGGACTGGTTCTTCGTCTCGCATTTCCTGCCGATGGTGCGCGCCGCGCGAGAAATCGGGCTCGCCGTCGTCGTCGTCACGCGGGTGCGCGCCCATGCCGACCTGATCGAGGCGGCCGGCGCGCGCGTCGTGCCGCTCGAGGCCGAGCGCCGCAGTGTGAACCCGCTGGCGATTTCGGCGACGGTCGGGCGACTGGCCCAGATCCTCCGGGAAGAGCGGCCGGACATTGTCCACTGCATCGCGCTGAAGTCGATCCTCGTCGGCGGCATGGCGGCGCGGCGTACCGGCATCGACCGCCGCATCTATGCCCTGACGGGATTGGGTTTCATCGGCGCCAAGCGCGATCTCGTCGGGCGCCTGGCGCGGGCCGGCCTGCGCCTGGCACTCCGCGGGGCCCTGCAGACCGCGCAGACGCGCTATCTCTTCGAAAATGTCGACGACCCCCTTCTTCTCGGGCTCGATCCGGCCGGCGAAAGGGTGACGATCGTCGGCGGCGCCGGCATCGATCCCGACAGGTTGACACCGAGCCCCCTGCCCGGTCTGCCGCCGCTGAGGGTCGCCGTCGTTGCCCGGATGCTCTGGTCGAAAGGCATCGACGTCGCGGTGGAGGCAACGCGGCTGGCACGGCTGGCGGGCGCCGACGTCACGCTGTCGCTGTTCGGGGCACCGGATCCATCCAATCCCAGGGCCATTCCGGCGGAGACGCTGGAGGCCTGGTCGCGGCAGGACGGTGTCACGTGGCATGGCCGGGCCGACGACATCGCCACGGTGTGGCGAGATCATCATGTCGCCTGCCTGCCGTCGCGCGGCGGCGAAGGCCTGCCACGCACGCTGCTGGAATCGGCAGCCTGCGGGCGGGCAATGGTGACGACCGATGTTCCGGGCTGCCGCAGTTTCGTGCGTGAAGGACGGGACGGCCTGATCGTGCCACCGGGCGATGCCGCCGCCCTCGCCGCCGCCTTCGCAAGACTGGCCGGAGATCCGGGAGAGGTCGCCGACATGGGACGATCGGCGCGCGCGCGCGCGCTTTCAGGCTATACCGAGCGGCACGTCATGGACGCGGTCGCGGCACTCTACGAGAGCATGCTGAACCGCCGAGCGACAGACACGACCGCTCCGGCTGCCCGGCGTCTGGAACCCTGACCGGGGGGCGGGGCCGCCGTCACGCTTCCGCGGGCGCCACGCCGGTGCCCTGCATGATGCGGCGAACCTCCCGCTCGGCGCGCTGCAACGCCTCGAAGGCAGCGAACTTGCGGGCGTGGAACCCGGCGATCGCCCCGCCCACCGGCAGGATCTCCTCGCTCACCCTGCACATTCCGGCTGCAGCCGCGTGGAGATCCGGATAGGCGCCGCCCGCGACCGCCCCGACCATGGCGCTGCCGAGGAGCACCGGCTCGGCCGTCGCCGGCAGCGCCACCTTCAGGCCCGTCGCATCCGAGAGGATCCGCCTCAACAGGGCGCTGCGCGCCGCGCCGCCGCTGACGACGATGGTCTCGATGGCGACGCCCCGATGCCGCAACGCCGCCTCGATCTGCCGCGTGCCATAGCAGAGGCCGCAGAGCGCGGCGACGAACAGCCGGACGAGACTGTCGCGGCTGGTCCCGAGCGTCAGGCCGGCCAGAGCCGCCGTCGCCTTGGGATCGGCTTCCGGCGACCGGTTGCCGAGGAACTCCGGCACGACGTGGACGCCCTCTGCGAGGCGCGCCGCCTCCTCCAGCGATCCGGCCAGCGCGATGGCGCGCCGTTCGAGATAGTCGAGGACCGCGATTCCCTCTGTCGCGGCCGCCTCGCGGGCGGCCGGAAAGGCAGGGTGCATCGCGACGAGGTAATCGATCGCCGCGCCATAGGCCGACTGGCCGCCCTCGAGCAGCCAGTGACCCGGCAGCATGGCGCCGTAATAGGGCCCCCAGACCCCGTCGACGAAGGCCGGATCGCGCGTCGCCGCCATGACGCACGAGGATGTGCCCATGATCAGCGCCGCCTCTGCCGAAGCATCCGCGACCGTTCCATCCGGCCGACGCCCCCCCAGCGTCCCCACGCCGCCGGCATGGGCATCGATCAGCGATGCCCCGACCGGCACCCCGGCGCGCAGTCCGAGTTCGGCGGCAGCCTTTTCGGTCAGCCCCGATCCGATCGGTGTCGCGATGTCGACAACCTCCGTCCCGATCCGGTGAAAATTCTCGTCGGCCAGCTCACCAAGGCCGATCGTGCGGAAATAGTCCGCGTCCCAGCGACCCTCATGGGCGAGATAGGTC
Coding sequences within it:
- a CDS encoding TspO/MBR family protein, translating into MTLASAFALFVFIVIAFAVASSGAIFKPDEWYRDLEKPSWTPPNWAFPLVWSVLYVMIAVSGWIVWGAAGLTAAFIPYGLQYLFNGLWSYIFFRRRRPDIAFFDLVALWLSIAATIAAFAPISATAAWLLVPYLCWVTIAGCLNRSVWRRNPNSFVAS
- a CDS encoding glycosyltransferase family 4 protein, which translates into the protein MPSAPARGKLVFVVTEDWFFVSHFLPMVRAAREIGLAVVVVTRVRAHADLIEAAGARVVPLEAERRSVNPLAISATVGRLAQILREERPDIVHCIALKSILVGGMAARRTGIDRRIYALTGLGFIGAKRDLVGRLARAGLRLALRGALQTAQTRYLFENVDDPLLLGLDPAGERVTIVGGAGIDPDRLTPSPLPGLPPLRVAVVARMLWSKGIDVAVEATRLARLAGADVTLSLFGAPDPSNPRAIPAETLEAWSRQDGVTWHGRADDIATVWRDHHVACLPSRGGEGLPRTLLESAACGRAMVTTDVPGCRSFVREGRDGLIVPPGDAAALAAAFARLAGDPGEVADMGRSARARALSGYTERHVMDAVAALYESMLNRRATDTTAPAARRLEP
- a CDS encoding FGGY-family carbohydrate kinase; translation: MTGVFIGVDVGTGSARAGVFDARGALLGTARRPIRTWQDDDSFVEQSSVDIWTAVTASVREAVHLSGAEARDVAGIGFDATCSLVVLDAEGGSLPVGPSEDPARDVIVWMDHRAMDQTRRINATRHKVLTYVGGQISPEMETPKLLWLKENRPATFAAAGHFFDLADFLSFRATGSLQRSVCTLTCKWTYLAHEGRWDADYFRTIGLGELADENFHRIGTEVVDIATPIGSGLTEKAAAELGLRAGVPVGASLIDAHAGGVGTLGGRRPDGTVADASAEAALIMGTSSCVMAATRDPAFVDGVWGPYYGAMLPGHWLLEGGQSAYGAAIDYLVAMHPAFPAAREAAATEGIAVLDYLERRAIALAGSLEEAARLAEGVHVVPEFLGNRSPEADPKATAALAGLTLGTSRDSLVRLFVAALCGLCYGTRQIEAALRHRGVAIETIVVSGGAARSALLRRILSDATGLKVALPATAEPVLLGSAMVGAVAGGAYPDLHAAAAGMCRVSEEILPVGGAIAGFHARKFAAFEALQRAEREVRRIMQGTGVAPAEA